GCTTTAGGAGGTTCGGGTTTGGCCGCGGATGCACCTGCGTCATGTTGTGCCCCCGCCGGTAAGGCGCCGCTGGTCGGCCAGCTGGACCAGTTTGCGCAGCCGCTCGGCTTCGAGGGCGATGGTCGTCCGCCCCAGATCGGTCAGCTTGTAGTAGCGGCGGCGCTGGTCGTCCAGCGACGGGTCGGGCCGTTCGTCACTCTCGGCGATCAGTCCGGAATCGAGCAGTCGCTTGATCGACGTGTAAAGCGTCCCAGGCCACAACTTGAATTCCCCGCCGGTCGCGCGCTCGGTCTCCTGCATGATGCTGTAACCGTGTTTTTCGCCGTCAGCCAGTGCAACCAGAATATGAAATGCCGCCGGCTGAAGAGGGAGCAGGTCGTGCGGGTTGGATGCGGGCATGGGTCTCGCTGCCTTTGAGTTAGATATATCTTATGTAAATATAGTATGCAGTCCCCTGAGATTTGTCAACAGGTGAAATTGACAGGAATCTGGCCCGTAAAGACTGGCAAGTCAAAATTTGTCACAACTGACCAAATTCACTATATTTACGCAGATGAGGGCACGGATTTCCCGCGTCTATCAAAGGTCCTATCCTGATTTTCGGCTAGGGGGAGTGTATGCGTAGAGTAGCAGCAGTATTGATGTTGGTGATGGTTATGGCGGTGGCCTGGGGCGGCGCGAGCGCCCAGGAACTGACACCGGTCAGCCTCCAGTTGCAGTGGGTCGCCCAGTCGCAGTTTGCCGGCTATTACGCGGCAGTGGCGCAGGGCTTTTACGAGGCTGAGGGCCTCGATGTGACCATCCTTGAAGGCGCGGTCGAAATCGTGCCGCAGCAGGTTGTGGCCTCGGGCGGCGCGCAGTTCGGTATCGCCTGGGTTCCCAAGGTGCTGCAATCGCGTGAAGCCGGCGCCGATCTGGTCAATATCGCCCAGATTTTCCAGCGCAGCGGTACGCTCGAAGTCTCGTTCGTCGATGCCGGAATCACCTCGGTCGCCGATCTGGGCGGCAAGAAAGTCGGCACCTGGGGCTTTGGCAATGAGCACGAGCTGTTCGCAGCCCTGCGCGCCGAAGGAATCGACCCGAACAATGCCGAAGATGTCACCATCGTCCAGCAGCCGTTCGATATGTCTCTGCTGCTCAATGGCGAAGTCGACGCGGCCGAAGCGATGACCTACAACGAATATGCACAGGTTCTGGAACAGGTCAACCCGGCCACCGGCGAACTCTACCAGCCGGAAGACCTGAACGTCATCAACTTCAACGATGTCGGCACGGCGATGCTCCAGGACCACATCTTCACCAGCGAAGCATGGCTGGCCGAAGAAGGCAACGAAGAGATTGCCGTCAAGTTCATCAAAGCGTCGATCAAGGGCTGGATTTTCTGCCGCGATAACTTTGACGAGTGCGTCGACATTGTCCTCGAAAACGGCCCGACCCTCGGTGAAGGCCACATGCGCTGGCAGTTGAACGAAATCAACCGCCTGATTTGGCCGTCGCCTGAAGCTGGCGTGGGGTCGATGGACGAAGACCTGTGGGCGCAGACGGTTGCCGTCGCGCTTGAAGGCGAAGTCATCACTGCCGAGCCGACCGAAGGCGCCTGGCGCGGCGATCTGGTCGCGGCGGCGCTGGAAGCCCTGCACGCCGAAGACATGGAAGTCGACCTGGTCGGCGCAGAGTGGGAAGCGCTGGAAGTCGAAATCACCCCCGGCGGCGAATAAACCGCGCGGCGTGACCTGAACGGTACACAAAAGCCCCTGCCGAACTCCGGCAGGGGTTTTTTATGTGCGACCATCACCCGTTTACGCTACGGGATAAGCGGCTCGGTCAGCGTCTGGGTCTTAAGGAATTCCCACATCTCGCTACCGAGGTTGATATCCATATTGACCGGCCCGGCCAAGTCCCGTGGCAGCCGGTCAACTCCGGGCCAGGTGTGGCCACCGTTGATTATGGCGAAGAAACGGATCGGCTTGCCGGTCGTGCACTCGGCAAAATCGAAGCGGCTGACGTGGGTCTTGCCGTCCGACGAGGGCAGGTCGACGCGGTCTGCGCCGAAGGTCGAGCAGCCGTTGCGCCCGGCGAAGAAACTCACCGACTGCAGGACGTTACGCGAAGTGACGGCCGTTTCGAGGGTGGGGCGGTGGCTGATGCCGTCCCAGGCAACACCGGCATCCGCTGTGCCGTGTTCGATGACCATTGCGCGGACCGGGGCGGCCAGACACGGCAGTTCCATGTCAGGATAGATCAGCGCCGCGGCGATCCCGTAAGCCGCAAAGCGGTTATGCTCAGCGCTGCAAGCCACCCGGTAGGTCATGAAGCCGCCGTTGCTGAAGCCGAGCAGATACACGCGCGAGGCGTCGATGCTGAAATTGCCTGCGAGATCGTCAATCAGCGCATCCAAAAAGGCGATGTCGTCCGGGGTGTTAAGCTCTGCTCCAGGCAGGATACCGGCAAAGTATTTCCACTCGCGGTTCAGGCCATCGGGATAGACCGCGATGAACCCTTCTTCCTGCGCGACTGTGGACAGGCCGGTCATCCCGGCCATGCTTTCGCCGGTGCCCCCGCGGCCATGCAGCGCGACGACCACAGGCAGCGCCTCGCCGCCGGCCCCGTCCGGTACAAAGACAGCATAATGGCGTTCGAGTCCATCAACCGTCATATTGTGATAGGTGAGGGCGGGCTCCGCCGTCTCCTGTCCGGTCGCTAAGCCCGCGCACGAAACCAATACCATCACAACTACGAACCTGCGAAACATATCGGTGTCTCCACTTGCTGCGATGACCTGGCGGCAAGCCATCGCGCCGCCTGGGACTGTGGATGAGGGGTTGGCGTGGGGGCAGTGCCTCCCCATTCAAACTGCGTACCCACCTCTATTCTTCCGGCAGGCGGAAATCCTTCATGAACGTCCAGATCTCCTCACCGAGATTGATGTCCATGTTAACCTTGCCGGCGATTTCGTGCCGCAGGTTGTCGACGCCTGGCCAGCCGTGACCGCCGCCCATTACCGCGAAAAAACGGATGGGCATCTCGCTTGCGCAGTCGCCAAAGTCAAACTGGACGACAGATGTCTGGTCGTCAGACGGCGGGATGTCGGTGCGCTGCGCGCCCGCTTCCACACAGCCGTTGCGCGCCGCCCAAAAGCTGACGGACTGCAGCACCGTGCGGGTCACGGCCAGCGTCCCCGGCTGCGGCATGTGGGTGATCCCTTCCCACGAGATGCTGATGTCTTCCGTGCCGTGCTCGACCAGCAGGGGTCGCGGGGGAGCGGCCAGACACATCAACTCCATTTCAGGGTACATCAGGGCGCCTGCCACCGCGTAGCCGGCAAACCGGTTCGGCGTGGGGTTGCAGGCCATCCGGTAGGTCATGAATCCGCCGTTGCTGAAGCCGGTCAGATAGACCCGCGACAGGTCGATATTCAGGTCGATCGCCAGATCGTCCACCAGCGCATTCAGGAATGCGACATCGTCGGGCGTGTTGAACATTTCACCCTGCATGATCCCGCCGAGGTAATTCCACTGGTTGTCGACGCCATCGGGGAAAACTACGATGAACCCGTGTTCCTCAGCGACCCGCGAAAGATCAGTAATGGTCGCGAAACCCGCTCCCGAGTCGGGGCGTCCGTGCAGCGCAAACAGGACTGGCATCGGCTCCTGACCGGTGTAGCCGGTCGGCACATACGCCAGAAACGTGCGCGGCGTCATGATCAGTTCGACCGGTTCGGTGATCTCGACCGGCAGCGCGTCGCCGATCAGCGCGGCAAGCAGCGCGCCGCCATCGTTTTCGGGCGCCGTATTGGTCGTGGCCTGATAGGCGCCGCTGCGTGGCCAGTCGTGGGCCAGGTCGGACAGCAGCATCGCGGCGACCGTGGCATCTCCAGCGCAGTTCTGAAAGACCGACGTGAGTCCGATCTGTTCGGGAGCAGCTTCGCAGTCTGCCTGGGCCGCCCAGAACTGAGCCGTCTCATAGAATCCAAAGCGGCGGATCAGGCTGCCGTCCGGCTGCGGAAAGTCGGCCAATTCCTCTCCGGTGGGCTTATAGACCCGGTCAAAGACGCCGTAGACGAGCAGGATATCAGACTGGATGACTTGTTCGCCGCATTGATCGGCGTTGTATGACCAGCCAACCGCGCTGACCAGCATCACCGAGGAGATCGCCAGGTCGCTTTCGCACAGCAGCCGCTCGACCATACTGCCGCCGGTGTCGAAGCCGACCAGCGAGAGGTGACTCACCTCGTGATCGGCGCTTACGGCGGAGACGAGCTGTTCGATGAAAGCCGTATCATCCTGCGGATTGTTGCCTACGCGCGGCAGCCCTAACTCGCGGCCGCCGTCTTCCCAGCTGTATTCATAGGCCTGGGGATAGGCGACCATCCAGCCGTTTTCGGCGGCATGTCGGCTGAGCTGAGTTGTAGCCTCGAAAGCCTTACCGGACGAAAAGCGGCCGTGCAGAGCGACCACCAGTGGAGCCGGCCCATCCAGCGTTTCCGGGACGTAAATCGAGTAGATGCGCTCAACGCCGTTCACTTCAAGGGTCCGGCGCTCGCTGACTGCAAACGTGGAAAGAGGCTCCTGCGCGAAGGATAATCCTGCGCCCAGTAAGACGAAAGCAAGGACGATCAAGTACCGGCGCATGAGGTCACCCCTGACTGCTGTTCGTGCTCGGAAAGCAGATTATAGGGGTTGCCGTAGGCTCTAACTGAAACCTGACATGAGTCTCAATCCAAACTGGTACAGAAGGATGCGCTACCCTTTCAAGGTGGGCAGGCGGAGGACGACAAAGGCCTGGATCAGCGCCGTGATAGCCAGTACGCTGCGTCCACCCGTACTCTTGACGGCAAACAGGGCCAGCGCCAGCAGCATCAGCCAGCAGGCGATGATCGAGATCGCTTTGATTCTCGCCGGCAGCCCGCGTCCCTGCATCAGGCTGTGGAAGTGTTTGCCGACGAATTTGCGCGTCATCAGCC
This DNA window, taken from Candidatus Flexicrinis proximus, encodes the following:
- a CDS encoding ABC transporter substrate-binding protein, producing the protein MLVMVMAVAWGGASAQELTPVSLQLQWVAQSQFAGYYAAVAQGFYEAEGLDVTILEGAVEIVPQQVVASGGAQFGIAWVPKVLQSREAGADLVNIAQIFQRSGTLEVSFVDAGITSVADLGGKKVGTWGFGNEHELFAALRAEGIDPNNAEDVTIVQQPFDMSLLLNGEVDAAEAMTYNEYAQVLEQVNPATGELYQPEDLNVINFNDVGTAMLQDHIFTSEAWLAEEGNEEIAVKFIKASIKGWIFCRDNFDECVDIVLENGPTLGEGHMRWQLNEINRLIWPSPEAGVGSMDEDLWAQTVAVALEGEVITAEPTEGAWRGDLVAAALEALHAEDMEVDLVGAEWEALEVEITPGGE
- a CDS encoding helix-turn-helix transcriptional regulator — translated: MPASNPHDLLPLQPAAFHILVALADGEKHGYSIMQETERATGGEFKLWPGTLYTSIKRLLDSGLIAESDERPDPSLDDQRRRYYKLTDLGRTTIALEAERLRKLVQLADQRRLTGGGTT
- a CDS encoding YbaN family protein, whose product is MTDVTPNELYIAPLAAPVRWLLIGAGFASVGLGLIGTVVPGMPTTIFMIIAALCFGRASERWYRWLMTRKFVGKHFHSLMQGRGLPARIKAISIIACWLMLLALALFAVKSTGGRSVLAITALIQAFVVLRLPTLKG